From one Triticum urartu cultivar G1812 chromosome 3, Tu2.1, whole genome shotgun sequence genomic stretch:
- the LOC125545459 gene encoding protein LOW PHOTOSYNTHETIC EFFICIENCY 1, chloroplastic-like, producing MAPSLAVFHPAGQLPSPRRPRNHACPRTSLKLLYLPASASPRRPRGFAAESAAVGGGGGGRRRGGAVDVVAVSAALREAKTAEDVKLSVEDFLGGGDEHLPLQVYTSVIRGLGKEKRLDAAFAVVEHLKGRGDGSSLNQFVYNCLLGAVKNSGEFGRIQDVLADMEAQGISPNIVTFNTLMSVYVEQGKVEEVFRVYDDIEGRGLVPTAATYSTVMSAYKSAGDGFAALKFFVKLRERHKNGDLVGNPADWEQDFVKYEKLAIRVCHMAMRRSLASAGNPAGAALKVLLAMDEAGVRPDRSYYERLVWACTGEEHYTIAKELYQRIRERDDGEMISLSVCNHLIWLMGRAKKWWAALEIYEDLLEKGPRPNNLSHELIRSHFNVLLSAAKRRGIWRWALRLLEKMQEKGLEPGGREWNAVLLACSRAAESSAAVDTFKKMIERGLKPDVVSYGALLSALEKGRLYDEALRVWEHMRKVGVDPNLHAYTILASIYAGKGDHDKADAVLRDMVSAKIEPTVVTFNAIITACTRSGAAFEWFHRMKMHKVEPSEVTYKVLIEALVQDGKPKLAYEMYIRASNQGLKLSAKSYDTVVEACQDYGSPVDLTSLGLRPIMEVDPSR from the coding sequence ATGGCTCCCTCCCTCGCCGTCTTTCACCCCGCCGGCCAGCTCCCTTCTCCCCGCCGTCCACGAAACCACGCATGCCCGCGCACCTCCCTGAAGCTCCTCTATCTCCCGGCTTCCGCGTCGCCCCGCCGCCCCCGCGGGTTCGCCGCCGAGTCCGCAgccgtcggcggcggcggcggcggcaggaggaggggaggggccgtcGATGTCGTCGCGGTCTCCGCGGCGCTGCGCGAAGCGAAGACGGCCGAGGATGTGAAGCTCTCGGTGGAGGACTTcctcggcggcggcgacgagcaCCTGCCCCTCCAGGTATACACCTCGGTGATTCGGGGGCTCGGCAAGGAGAAGCGCCTCGACGCCGCCTTCGCCGTCGTGGAGCATCTCAAAGGAAGGGGAGACGGCAGCAGCCTCAACCAGTTCGTGTACAACTGCCTGCTAGGCGCGGTGAAGAACTCCGGGGAATTCGGGAGGATCCAGGATGTTCTCGCGGACATGGAGGCGCAGGGGATCTCCCCGAACATAGTGACCTTCAACACCCTGATGTCCGTCTACGTCGAGCAAGGCAAGGTCGAGGAGGTGTTCAGGGTGTACGACGACATCGAGGGCCGCGGGCTGGTGCCGACCGCCGCGACGTACTCGACGGTCATGTCGGCGTACAAGAGCGCCGGGGACGGGTTCGCCGCGCTCAAGTTCTTCGTCAAGCTCAGGGAGAGGCACAAGAACGGCGATCTCGTGGGGAACCCGGCGGATTGGGAGCAAGACTTTGTCAAGTATGAGAAGCTGGCCATCCGGGTATGTCACATGGCGATGCGGCGGTCACTGGCAAGTGCGGGCAACCCAGCCGGTGCGGCATTGAAGGTGCTTCTCGCCATGGACGAAGCAGGGGTGAGGCCGgacaggagctactacgagcgcctCGTGTGGGCCTGCACGGGGGAGGAGCACTACACCATTGCCAAGGAGCTGTACCAGAGGATCCGCGAGCGCGACGACGGGGAGATGATAAGCTTGTCAGTGTGCAACCACCTGATCTGGCTCATGGGCAGGGCCAAGAAGTGGTGGGCGGCTCTGGAGATCTACGAGGACCTGCTGGAGAAAGGCCCGAGGCCGAACAATCTGTCACACGAGCTCATCAGGTCCCATTTCAACGTCCTGCTCAGCGCCGCCAAGAGGAGGGGCATCTGGAGGTGGGCTCTGAGGCTGCTCGAGAAGATGCAGGAGAAGGGCCTGGAGCCCGGAGGCCGGGAGTGGAACGCCGTGCTCCTCGCCTGCTCCAGAGCGGCCGAATCGTCCGCCGCAGTGGACACATTCAAGAAGATGATAGAGCGGGGGCTGAAACCCGACGTGGTCTCCTATGGAGCATTGCTCAGCGCGCTCGAGAAGGGCAGGCTGTACGACGAGGCGCTGAGGGTGTGGGAGCACATGCGCAAGGTCGGCGTCGACCCGAACCTGCACGCGTACACGATCCTGGCGTCCATTTACGCCGGCAAGGGCGACCATGATAAGGCGGACGCAGTTCTTCGGGACATGGTGTCCGCGAAGATAGAGCCGACCGTCGTGACCTTCAACGCGATCATCACCGCTTGCACGAGGAGCGGCGCGGCGTTCGAGTGGTTCCACAGGATGAAGATGCACAAGGTTGAGCCGAGTGAGGTCACATATAAGGTGTTGATCGAAGCCCTTGTGCAGGATGGTAAGCCCAAGCTTGCCTATGAGATGTATATCAGGGCCTCCAACCAAGGGCTCAAGCTCTCTGCAAAGTCGTATGACACCGTAGTGGAGGCGTGCCAAGATTATGGCTCTCCTGTTGATCTCACTAGTCTGGGTCTTCGGCCTATAATGGAAGTGGATCCGTCAAGATAA